CGACGAACGGCGCCCACGCGATCCACCACGCCCAGTAGAAGATCGTCCAGCTGCCCACCCAGGTGTCGCCCGTGAAGGGCGTCAGGCGGGTGGAGAGGGTGATCAGGTCCTGCACGTACCCGCCGACCGAGGTGGTGAACGTGTCGAGGAGGAACACGGTCGGGCCGAGCACGAAGACAGCCGCCATCAGCAGCCCGGCGAGGATGACGTTGGTGTTGGACAGCAGCTGGATGCCCTTGTTCAGCCCGGTGCTGGCGCTGAGCAGGAACAGCACCGTGACGATCCCGATGATGGTGAGCTGCGGTCCGGTCCCCACCGGCAGGCCGAAGGCGCTGCTCAGCCCGCTGTTGATCTGTACTGCGCCGAAGCCCAGGGAGGCGGCCACTCCGAACACGGTGGCGATGATGGCGAGCACGTCGATCACCTGCCCGACCGGCCCCTCCACCCGGTCGCCCAGCAGGGGCCGGAAGGTGCGGCTGATCAGGGTCGGTTCACCGCGCCGGAAGGAGAAGTACGCAATGCTCAGCGCGACGACGCTGTAGATCGCCCAGGGGTGCAGGCCCCAGTGGAAGAACGCGTACTTGAGCGCCGCGCGGGCCGCTTCGGGCGATTCGGGGGCCAGGCCACCAGGCGGGGTCAGGAAGTGAGAGACCGGTTCGGCCACGCCCCAGAAGACCAGGCCGATGCCCATGCCGGCACTGAACAGCATGGCGAACCAGGAGAGGGTCGTGAATTCCGGCTCCTCGTCGTCCCGGCCAAGTTTCACCGTGCCGTAGCGGCTCAGCGCAAGGTACGCGCAGAACAGCAGGAACGCGAGGACGGCCAGAAGGTAGTACCAGCCGAAGGTGGTGGTGGCGAAGGCCACGGCCGCGCTGGTGGCGGCGCCGAGACCGGCGGGACTCAGGAGGCCCCAGAGGACAAAGGTGACGATGACCGCCACCGACAGGTAAAGCACCATGGTGAACCTCCGGCATGGTGGGCGAAAGCGCGGTCCCGGGCGTGCGCGTCCGGGGTGGGAGGGCCGGGCTCGGGGTTGAACCGGGCCGTGAGGTCCGTGACCTCCGGATGAACCTTCACCCTAACGGACAGAAATGAGAATCATGGCGACAAGGGAAGGGCGGTCCCGGGCTCCGCCTGTAGGCTGAGGGCGAAGCGGGTGCCGTCCGGGCCGGTCTGAGCGACGTGAAGGCTTCCGCCAAGCTGCCCGGCGATCCACTGCGCGATCGCCAGCCCGAGGCCCGCGCCGCCGGACGTGCGCGTGCGGGCCTGGTCCACCCGGTAGAAACGCTCGAAGATGTGCGGCAGGGCCTCCGGGGGGATGCCGGGCCCCTGGTCGGTCACCGTCAGCACCGTCCGCTCCCCTTCGCGGTGAATGCCGACGGTGACGGCCGTGCCGGCCGGGCTGTACTTCAGGGCGTTGTCGAGGAGGATCAGCAGCAGTTGCCGCAGGCGGTCTTTCTCCCCCGCCACCATGAACGGATCCTCGGGCGCGTGCAGGTGAACCGTGTGCGCGGCGCTGAGCCGGCGGGCATCACGGATGGCTTCGGCGGCCGTGGCCCGCAGGGACACCGGCGAGCGCCGGAGGGTGCTCCCGGCGTCACTCTGGGCGAGCAGCAGCAGGTCGTCGACGAGCCGGGCCATGCGCGAAGCGTCCTTCTCGATGTCGGCGAGCATCAGGTCCCGCTCCCCGGCGTCAAGGTGCGGGTGCCGCCGCAGCAGCTGCGCGTTGCCGCGCAGCACCGTGAGCGGCGCGCGCAGTTCGTGCGAGGCGTCGCCCACGAACCGCTGCTGCGAGTCCCAGGCGGTCTGCAGGCTGGCGAGCATCTCATTGAACGTCCCGGCCAGGCGGGAAAACTCATCCCGGTGTTCGGTGGTGTGAATGCGCTGGCCGAGGTCCCGGCTGGCAGTGATGCGGCGCGCGGTGTCCATCATGCGCTCCACCGGCCGGAGCAGCGACCCGGCCAGCCACCACCCGAACAGGAAGACGGCCAGGACAGACAGGCCCGTCACGAGCAGCAGGGAGCGGAACAGCAGGCCGCTGGCGGAGTCCAGGCGTTCCAGGGGCGTGAGGGCCTCGACGTACCCGAGGGGCGCGCCGCGCTGCGTGACCTCGATCACGTACCGCCGCCAGCGTTGCCCGTTGACCGACAGCGTCCCGAAGGCCGTGTTCGCGCGCGGGTCGTCCACGCCCCCGAACGGCAGGGGCAGCACCTTGTAGTACGCGGGCACGGCCGGCGCGTCCAGGGGCGCGTGCGGGTCCGTGGCCGGCAGGCCCGGGTCGCTCGGGGAGCGCGACACCAGCTGCCCGTCCGGGGTGTACGCCCGCAGGACCATCACGATGCCGTCCTTGGCAGGTCCCGAGGTGTCGGCCTCCAGGGCGTAGGAGCGTCCCGTCGCGCGGATGCCGCTTTCGACCAGGCGGGCACTGGCGATCAGCACCCGGTCGATGTTCAGGTACTGCTGGCGGACCGAGAGACTGTATCCGGTGAAGCCCAGGGCGACCAGGGTCAGGCTGGACATCAGGCCGTACCAGAGGCTCAGCCGCCACCGGACGGTCACCGTGGCCTCCTGCGCACCTACCCGCCCCGCAGGACGTACCCCACGCCCCGGATGGTGTGGATGAGGCGGGATTCCCCGCCGGCCTCCAGTTTCTGCCGGACCTGCTTGATGTACGTCTCGACGATGTTCGGGTCACCGAGGTAATCCACGCCCCACGCCCGGTCCAGCAGCACCGACTTGGACTGCACCCGCTCAGGCTGCTCCAGGAAGGCCTGCAGCAGCCGGAACTCCTGCCCGGTGAACGTGATGTCCCGCGCGCCCCGCGTGACCGTGTGCGTCGCGGCGTCCAGGGTGACGTCCTCGAACCGCAGCACTTCAGGTGTGCGCTCCCGGCGCCGCAGTTGCGTGCGGACCCGGGCGAGCAGCACGTCGAAACTGAAGGGCTTGGTGACGTAATCGTCCGCGCCGGCCTCCAGGCCCTCCACCTGATGCTCAGGCCGGTCGCGGGCGGTGAGCAGGATCACCGGCAGGTCGTCGTTGACCTGCCTCAGCCGCCCAAGGACCTCCAGGCCGCTCAGCCCGGGCAGCATCACGTCCAGGACGACCAGGTCCGCCGGCCGGTCCCGGGCGGCACTCAAGCCGCCCTCGCCGTCCCCGGCAGTTTCCACCAGGTACCCCTCGTACGCCAGGCCCCGTTCAAGGAGCGTGCGAACGCCAGGGTCGTCCTCGATGACCAGAATGCGGTACGCCACACCGGCAGTGTAAACGCCCGCCATTCCGGCGCCGAGCAACCACTCAGGTGAGATTCAGCTTCAGTTCCGGTTTCGTCCAGTTCCCCCTGCTTGTGTGCCCGGTATGACCCCTGCTCCTCCCAGGCCCGGCGGCCTGCGCCTGCGCGTCACGGCGGTGCTCGGGCTGCGCCTGACCCGCAGCGTCTTCCGGATCGGTCAGGTGACCGGCCTGGTGTACGACCACGCCCTTCACCGCGTCACGCACCTGCGCGTGACCCTCGCCGGCGGGGAGGGAAGCCTCGCCGTTCCGCTGTCCAGCGTGGATTTCCAGGCCTTGAACCGGGACGAACTGCGCCTGCGCACCTGGCCCCGCGCGCCTCAGACGCCGGGGGACGGCCTGCCCCTCGACGGGCTGATGGTCAAGGCCGACGAGGGGGACGGGGTGGCGTTCGTGCACGACGCGTGGTTCGAGCCGGGCTCCGGCGACATCACCAGCTACGAACTGGGCGCCCTGCCCCGCCGCGCGTCCAGGACCGGAACGGTGAGCGTGCCGGCGCAGGTCCTGGAATGCCGGGACGGCCACCTGTTCGCGCCGCGGCTCCTCATCGCGCGCCTGACCGCCGTACTCGCGGGTGGACTGGGCGCCCCCGCCCTGCCCTGAGGCCAAGCGAGTCACTCAGCTGAAATTCAGCTTCAGTTCCGTTTCCGTCCCGACTCGCGCCTTACGGTGCCGGCATGACCACCCCCCATGCCTCTCCGACCAGCGTGTGGGCCAGTGACCTGCTCGGCGCGTCCGTCATCGCCACCCAGGCACCGGTCGCGCAGGTCACGGGCCTGGTCGTCACGCCCGCAGGCGACGTCGCGGCCCTGCAGGTGGAGCCGCGTCCGGACGGCACGCCACCTGCGGATCAGGCCGCGGCCCTGCTGCTGCCGTTCGACGCAGCGCTGGGGTACGCCCCGGGCGAAGTGCGCGTAGTGTCGGCGGACGACGTGGTGCCCGCGTTCAAGCTGCCGACCCTGCTCGGCCACCTCACCGCCCGCCGCTCCGACCTCCTGGGCGCGCCCGTCCTGACCCCGGATGGCCGGTGCCTGGGGTTCCTGTGGGACGCGCTCCTCGACTGTGCCACCGGCGCGCTCCTGCAGTACCGGATCGGCTCGGCCCCGCAGCCGTCAGGCAGTGCACGCAGCGTGCTGACCGGCGGGCACCTGTGCCGCGCCGCGCAGGGTGGGTTCACCCTGCCCGAACCGTACGCCGCCCTGGTGGACGACCTGATCAACGCGCCACCTGACCTGGCCTGAACCGTGCCTCCGCACCCCTGGCGCATGGTGCCGGGCCGCCACCATGCCTTGCTCTGCGGCCCCGACCTTTCTGGAGGCGCATGATTCAACGCATTCTGCTGCCGCTCAAGGACCTGACCGGTGACCCCTGGCCGCTGCACTGGACCCGGCAGGCATTTCCGCACGTGGACCTCTGCCTGCTGCATGTCCTGGTCCCAGAGCGGCGGGAACTGACACCCTTTCCGATGATGGCCTACGGCAGCGCCCTGTCGACGACCCGCACGGCCGCGTCATCCGTCATGCGGGCCATCGAGGTGAGAGAAGCCCTGCGCTGGCTGGGTCACGGCGAGGTGATCCTGGCGGACCAGGCGGCGCCGGCCATCGTGCAGTACGCCGAGACCGGCGCCTTCGACGCGATCGTGCTCGGCCGTGGACCGTCCTCCCGAGGTGCCCTGGAGCGGGTGCTGGGTGGGTCAGTCACCGCCCGGGTGGCCCGCACGGCCCCGGTCCCGGTGCTGCTCGTCCCGGAAGGCCGGCCTGGCCCCCCGGGGACCGTCTGGGGGCACGCCAGCGAATGGCCGAGTCCCACGCCATGCATGGCGCCGGGCCGGGATGACTAACCGGTGGCCGCGCGAAGACGCGCTTCCACGTCCGCCACCACCTGCCAGGGCTCCCCGTTCAGGGTCAGGGCGATCTCGTCCGGCTTCACCTGAATCACCGGCCCGTCGCCGTGTTCGAGCCCCAGTTCATACAGCAGGATCCGGCCCGTGTGCCGGTCGATCAGGGCGTCGCGGACGGAGGCGGTTGCGCCGGACGGTAGACGCACCGACACGGACTCGATGGGCCGGCGGTCCGTTTCCGGTGCCGAGGAGAGCACAGGCGGCTCCAGGCGCAGTTCCCCCTCGCTCAGGCGGCTGAGGTCGAGCGCTTCGAAGCGCACCTGCCGCCCCACGTCCGCCCGGGTGGACCGCAGGTGCACCCCGACGACCTGGGCCGCGGCATGGTCGTACGCGAGGCATTCGACCGTCTCGACCGTCTGGCCGGCAAATTTCACGTTGAGGCGCCGCAGGTCCGTCACCCGCACCGGAGCGGACGCCGCCGAATGAGAAGTGGTGGTCATACCGGCACGGTAGGTGCCCAGGCAGGATCCCCGCAGGACGAAACCAGGACGTGAGCTGGGCGGACCGTGAAGACCCCACCCAGCCTGGACTCAGGTTTCATCCCGGTCAGGTCCCGGTCCGCGCCCTACCGTTCAGCTCACCCGGCCGGGGGGCGGCCGGCCGTGCTCCGCGGCGCCGCGCGGAGCGCGGGCGAGCACGCAGGCGGCGGTCTCCGGGGTCGACCCTGAAGGAGGTTCATTCATGCGACGCATCCTGATTCCCATCCGCGATCTGGACACCGATCAGTACGCCCTGGAGCTGGCCTGGCAACGCTTCGGGTCCGCCGAGCTTCACCTGCTTCACCTGCTGCCGACCCTCACCCACCGCGTCATCACCTCGCCCGAAGTGGCCCTGGCGGACTTCGCCCTCACGCAGCAGGAGCTCGGGGCGGAAGAAGCCGCCCGCCTGGACGGCCGGGCGGCCCTGGCCGCGATCGGACATCAGGGCGGGTACGAGGTGGTCACCACCCCGGACCCGGCCGCGGAAATCCTGCGGCGCGCGCCGGCGTTCGATCTGGTCCTGATCGGCACCCGCGCCCTAAGGGGCCTTGACCGACTTTTGCTCGGTTCCGTGGCCCACCGGGTGGCCCTGGATTCGCCTGTGCCGGTGATGACGGTCCGGACGGCCCCCACCCCGAGCCGGGACGGCGGCCGCGCGCCCTCCCGCCGATTGCTGCTCATCCGGGACGCCAGCGACACCGGGACAGCCGCCGAACGGTACGTCCGGGACACCTTTCCTGAAGCGGCCGTCGACGTGACGACCCTCTCGCCGGAGCCTGGCCCCATGGTGTTTGCCCTGCACAACCCGGCCGCCGTGGCCCTCCTGCACGAGCGCCAGATGGCCTGGCGACGGGCGCAGCAGAGGGAGTGGGCGTCGGGGGGTCATCCGGTGCAGGGGAACCCGGCGGTGGTGGCACTCGAGGCACTTCAGCATGGGGAGTACGACCTGCTCGTGCTGGGCACGCAGGCCCGCAGTGCGCTGGAGCGCTTCTTCCAGGGGTCGGTGGCCGGGCAGGTCATCCGTGACGCGGACATTCCCGTGCTGACGGTCCGGCGCGTCCTGTCTTCCCAGGAGGATTCAGCACGGGACTGGAGCTCACGTGGGGAACATCCCTCGCTGCCCACCTTCACCCGGTAGCTTGCCGAACGCGAGGGCCACATGGAGGGTGGCCCGGGGCCGTCGGTCAACCCTCCGGGATGTCCCGGGCGTCAAGGGTCAACACCTGCTGCAGCCGCCGGTACCGCTCCTCGATCTCCAGCCGGTCACTGACATTCTTCGTCGCGTGCAGGGCATCGCCATAAATGAGGTCGGCGTGGCGCCGGATCTCGTGGTGCCGGTCCGGCGCCACGAGCGCCTCGGCCACCCGGGTCAGCACTTCCAGCAGGCGAAGGGTGACCGCCGGACTGCTGTGCCCGTACTGGCGGATCATGTGGAACATGGCGTCCATCAGCCCGGCGAACGTCGTGGGGGGGTACACCAGGCGCAGGTGCCCGTCGTCGACGTGCACCCCACTCGGCCAGCGGCGGCCGTGCAGGCGGCACAGGACGTCACCGAACCGGTCCGTGACGTCCATGGCCGTGACCGGATCGTTCACCCCTGGGCTCAGCGCACGCACCGCCACTTCCGTCAACTGCCGCACGCTGTACTCCAGGTCCTGCCCCTCCACGCGCCGGGGACCGAGGGTCAGGGCGTCCATCACCCCCTCCGGAAGGTGAGGCACGCCGACGGCAATCGGGGTATTCGGAAAGACGTACGTGCCCGGCCGGACGTTCAGCCGCACGGCGACGTGCGCCTGCTTCGCGGCCGTGAGCAGCTGCTCCACGTCCAGAAGTTGCAGGTACCCACCCGCCGGTGCGCGCAGGACCTCACCGCCCTGCCAGAACGCTTCCGGCGGCGGACTGGACGGTCCCTCAACGGCGTCCCCGACCGGGTGGGTGGCCCGGGTGAGCGCGCCCTGCAGGTCATCCCGCAAGAGGTTCACCACCGTCGTCATGTTGATGGTGCCCGTGACGTGGGCCAGGAAGTACACCAGCGCGGCGACGCACAGCAGCGCCAGCAGCATCCCCACGGTCACGTTGTAGTGCGGCACGAACGGGCTGTTTTCACCCCCCTGCACGGCGCGAAGCGTGTACAGCGTGAATGCGAACGTGGCGATGAACACGCCCAGGACGACCTGGTTCCCGCGGTCCCGGGTGAAGTGGTCCAGCAGTCGCGGTCCCATGCTGCCCGCGGCGTACGACAGCGCGGCGATGGTGATGGAGAAGACCGTACCGGCCACACCGATCGCGCTGCCGGCCACGGCGCTC
This is a stretch of genomic DNA from Deinococcus ficus. It encodes these proteins:
- a CDS encoding universal stress protein; amino-acid sequence: MRRILIPIRDLDTDQYALELAWQRFGSAELHLLHLLPTLTHRVITSPEVALADFALTQQELGAEEAARLDGRAALAAIGHQGGYEVVTTPDPAAEILRRAPAFDLVLIGTRALRGLDRLLLGSVAHRVALDSPVPVMTVRTAPTPSRDGGRAPSRRLLLIRDASDTGTAAERYVRDTFPEAAVDVTTLSPEPGPMVFALHNPAAVALLHERQMAWRRAQQREWASGGHPVQGNPAVVALEALQHGEYDLLVLGTQARSALERFFQGSVAGQVIRDADIPVLTVRRVLSSQEDSARDWSSRGEHPSLPTFTR
- a CDS encoding DUF2254 domain-containing protein, whose product is MNRLRFQLREWTRQFWFIPAVLTVLAVLLAEAGITLEEQNGIPEGLAFVYSGGESGARSVLSAVAGSAIGVAGTVFSITIAALSYAAGSMGPRLLDHFTRDRGNQVVLGVFIATFAFTLYTLRAVQGGENSPFVPHYNVTVGMLLALLCVAALVYFLAHVTGTINMTTVVNLLRDDLQGALTRATHPVGDAVEGPSSPPPEAFWQGGEVLRAPAGGYLQLLDVEQLLTAAKQAHVAVRLNVRPGTYVFPNTPIAVGVPHLPEGVMDALTLGPRRVEGQDLEYSVRQLTEVAVRALSPGVNDPVTAMDVTDRFGDVLCRLHGRRWPSGVHVDDGHLRLVYPPTTFAGLMDAMFHMIRQYGHSSPAVTLRLLEVLTRVAEALVAPDRHHEIRRHADLIYGDALHATKNVSDRLEIEERYRRLQQVLTLDARDIPEG
- a CDS encoding response regulator transcription factor, giving the protein MAYRILVIEDDPGVRTLLERGLAYEGYLVETAGDGEGGLSAARDRPADLVVLDVMLPGLSGLEVLGRLRQVNDDLPVILLTARDRPEHQVEGLEAGADDYVTKPFSFDVLLARVRTQLRRRERTPEVLRFEDVTLDAATHTVTRGARDITFTGQEFRLLQAFLEQPERVQSKSVLLDRAWGVDYLGDPNIVETYIKQVRQKLEAGGESRLIHTIRGVGYVLRGG
- a CDS encoding sensor histidine kinase; translated protein: MTVRWRLSLWYGLMSSLTLVALGFTGYSLSVRQQYLNIDRVLIASARLVESGIRATGRSYALEADTSGPAKDGIVMVLRAYTPDGQLVSRSPSDPGLPATDPHAPLDAPAVPAYYKVLPLPFGGVDDPRANTAFGTLSVNGQRWRRYVIEVTQRGAPLGYVEALTPLERLDSASGLLFRSLLLVTGLSVLAVFLFGWWLAGSLLRPVERMMDTARRITASRDLGQRIHTTEHRDEFSRLAGTFNEMLASLQTAWDSQQRFVGDASHELRAPLTVLRGNAQLLRRHPHLDAGERDLMLADIEKDASRMARLVDDLLLLAQSDAGSTLRRSPVSLRATAAEAIRDARRLSAAHTVHLHAPEDPFMVAGEKDRLRQLLLILLDNALKYSPAGTAVTVGIHREGERTVLTVTDQGPGIPPEALPHIFERFYRVDQARTRTSGGAGLGLAIAQWIAGQLGGSLHVAQTGPDGTRFALSLQAEPGTALPLSP
- a CDS encoding glycine betaine uptake BCCT transporter — its product is MVLYLSVAVIVTFVLWGLLSPAGLGAATSAAVAFATTTFGWYYLLAVLAFLLFCAYLALSRYGTVKLGRDDEEPEFTTLSWFAMLFSAGMGIGLVFWGVAEPVSHFLTPPGGLAPESPEAARAALKYAFFHWGLHPWAIYSVVALSIAYFSFRRGEPTLISRTFRPLLGDRVEGPVGQVIDVLAIIATVFGVAASLGFGAVQINSGLSSAFGLPVGTGPQLTIIGIVTVLFLLSASTGLNKGIQLLSNTNVILAGLLMAAVFVLGPTVFLLDTFTTSVGGYVQDLITLSTRLTPFTGDTWVGSWTIFYWAWWIAWAPFVGLFIARVSRGRTIKEFVTGVLLVPALVSFLWFTVFGGSAVRQELNGDVAIAEATKADVSTALFALFDTLPFGGGLAILATLLISSFFITSADSATYVLGMQSSRGHPNPSTPVKLMWGVLQAMIAAALLLSGGLSGLQSASVLAALPFSAIMLGMCVSLYRALRQEFPRHPTRPGGRNHRSPGQEVADHAGADQRP
- a CDS encoding universal stress protein gives rise to the protein MIQRILLPLKDLTGDPWPLHWTRQAFPHVDLCLLHVLVPERRELTPFPMMAYGSALSTTRTAASSVMRAIEVREALRWLGHGEVILADQAAPAIVQYAETGAFDAIVLGRGPSSRGALERVLGGSVTARVARTAPVPVLLVPEGRPGPPGTVWGHASEWPSPTPCMAPGRDD